From the genome of Aspergillus fumigatus Af293 chromosome 1, whole genome shotgun sequence, one region includes:
- a CDS encoding basic secretory family protein, with protein sequence MTSSMSPLPSAIPRTIPRPNDLQSSQRQTTSSRVSPKPEPELPRPKFRLHLNDLRHPATLSFISLVPDVASTLDTALKAIVRHLYTPPSLSPNESSNAPARKCPRPSFTPCIPPTRSVTVLVRDISGVAYTTGIELDDDHKEIHLSLSYVKTSAENNPDPAAEITGVLTHELVHCYQHTTPNGDESASVPRPPGGLIEGIADFVRLKAGLEPPHWKRPTSAKERPSKWDQGYQHTAYFLAWLEDVRVGKGAVGMLNDRLLRVGYVGEDSESENQDTQSFWRGLFGKGISELWEEYGEYLDRSRNSGNWEDEIINPE encoded by the coding sequence ATGACATCTTCCATGAGCCCACTGCCCTCCGCAATCCCCAGGACCATTCCTCGACCCAATGACCTCCAATCTAGTCAGAGACAAACGACATCAAGCAGAGTCTCGCCAAAGCCAGAACCTGAGCTTCCCAGACCCAAATTCCGTCTTCACCTGAATGATCTGCGTCATCCGGCTACGCTATCGTTCATATCCCTGGTCCCCGATGTTGCATCAACCCTCGACACCGCGCTTAAAGCAATTGTACGACACCTCTATACACCACCCTCACTTTCGCCAAACGAGTCGAGCAACGCCCCAGCGAGGAAATGTCCCAGACCGTCCTTCACACCATGTATCCCTCCCACCCGCTCCGTGACAGTCCTCGTCCGCGATATAAGTGGGGTAGCGTACACCACCGGCATCGAgctcgatgatgaccatAAGGAAATCCACTTGTCCCTGTCATACGTCAAGACCAGTGCGGAGAACAATCCAGACCCTGCAGCCGAAATCACCGGTGTGTTGACCCATGAGCTGGTCCATTGCTACCAACATACAACGCCGAATGGGGATGAAAGTGCCTCTGTGCCTCGTCCTCCGGGTGGCTTGATCGAAGGTATTGCCGATTTTGTTCGTCTGAAAGCGGGCCTTGAGCCTCCACATTGGAAGCGACCAACATCCGCTAAGGAACGACCATCAAAGTGGGATCAGGGCTATCAACACACGGCGTACTTTCTGGCGTGGTTGGAGGATGTGCGGGTCGGGAAAGGTGCTGTTGGCATGCTGAACGACAGACTGCTGAGAGTCGGATACGTAGGCGAGGATTCGGAGTCTGAAAATCAAGACACACAAAGCTTCTGGAGGGGCCTGTTCGGGAAGGGCATCTCGGAGCTCTGGGAAGAATATGGCGAATATTTAGATCGCTCTAGGAATAGTGGTAATTGGGAGGACGAGATCATCAATCCCGAGTAA
- a CDS encoding mitochondrial 54S ribosomal protein mL44, whose amino-acid sequence MKRLQLLRWSSSVRSPRPRTNSRLHQRVCASLRYQSTSSPVTQAEEHQSIEEQSLRSPIPPSNSRQSRYLLPSPPVEAARESAKLAALHARLYLPSRLPLETLARALVDASADPNPDFNNESLATLGHDLLTNYTSEHLICTYPRLPLTVIFAAMYAYVGPKTLSAMAREWGVEMASITSRVVYDNEFGDPVKEVADSAAQAVSETHGAQGVTAEQASATFVRAVMGAIYLHAGRPAAKRFFEQHILSRHLNISELFNFSQPARDLTRLCARENFERPVAKIISETGRKSRHPVFVVGIYSGQDKLGEGAGASLMEARSRAAVAALKGWYLYSPLNVRVPSSMEEEGAAPWKPVYVDLGEVIV is encoded by the exons ATGAAAAGGCTGCAGCTCCTTCGATGGAGCAGTTCGGTCCGTTCACCACGGCCACGAACTAACAGCCGCTTGCACCAGCGTGTATGTGCTAGTTTACGGTATCAATCGACATCTTCACCTGTTACTCAGGCCGAAGAACACCAGTCGATTGAAGAGCAATCTTTGCGTTCACCAATACCTCCTTCCAACTCACGACAGTCGAGATAcctcctcccttctcccccgGTTGAAGCCGCGCGTGAGTCCGCAAAACTTGCCGCGCTCCATGCACGACTTTACCTCCCATCTCGATTACCCCTAGAAACACTAGCTCGTGCACTGGTAGACGCTTCAGCGGACCCGAATCCAGATTTCAACAATGAATCGCTGGCTACGTTGGGCCATGACCTTCTCACGAACTACACCTCCGAACACCTCATATGCACATATCCCCGACTTCCTCTGACTGTAATCTTTGCGGCCATGTATGCGTATGTCGGACCGAAAACACTTTCCGCGATGGCTAGGGAATGGGGTGTCGAGATGGCT TCGATTACATCCAGAGTCGTCTACGATAACGAGTTCGGTGATCCGGTCAAGGAAGTCGCCGACTCAGCGGCCCAGGCTGTCTCTGAAACCCACGGCGCTCAAGGCGTCACGGCCGAACAAGCCAGTGCTACCTTCGTGCGCGCCGTCATGGGCGCCATCTATCTGCATGCTGGCCGCCCTGCTGCCAAGCGTTTCTTTGAGCAGCATATCTTGTCACGACACCTCAACATCTCCGAGTTGTTCAATTTCTCCCAGCCAGCTCGTGACCTCACCCGGTTGTGTGCGCGAGAGAACTTCGAACGCCCTGTCGCCAAAATCATCAGTGAAACTGGTCGTAAGAGCAGACACCCTGTCTTTGTTGTCGGTATCTACTCTGGTCAGGATAAATTGGGCGAAGGCGCTGGCGCCAGTCTGATGGAGGCCCGATCGAGGGCTGCCGTGGCCGCCCTCAAGGGCTGGTATTTGTACAGCCCGCTGAACGTTCGTGTGCCCAGCtcgatggaagaagagggcgcTGCGCCCTGGAAGCCTGTTTATGTCGACTTGGGCGAGGTGATTGTGTAA
- a CDS encoding ribokinase family protein, translating into MSTDSQVEGNVEFCTLGMFILDDIDFGGSRPNVKSIIGGAGSYAVVGARLVAGKKHSSSVSWIVDVGSDFPTEVLGVIKSWNTNCLIREDSGRLTTRAWNGYGPNEKRDFKYLTPKLRLEPSMLSDSQVFSKTFHMVCSSSRCITIVEDILRRRDDLWKEGKAPSATGATKRPIFIWEPVPDLCTPEEQDRFLEAARVVDVVSPNELELGMMFGQPGWTEDSEFGRDVVTRILTSGIGPESEGHLVIRAGKDGSYTFSRKERIWLPAYHQPGTSGVTAVVDPTGAGNSFLGALAQGLISSERDPGMIISSVLAKCGDWQTITKASAKQRDMLVALICATVAAGFVVEQIGVPRLTLSSEGKELWNGTEFTERVRLYTQRLYRTFEESPRKHFRNN; encoded by the exons ATGAGCACGGACAGTCAGGTTGAGGGCAATGTCGAGTTCTGCACTCTGGGCATGTTCATCCTCG ATGATATCGACTTTGGAGGATCTAGACCCAATGTGAAAAGTATCATTGGTGGTGCAGGCTCTTATGCTGTAGTCGGTGCCCGCCTTGTAGCTGGGAAGAAACATTCAAGCTCCGTAAGCTGGATTGTGGACGTTGGCTCAGATTTTCCTACCGAAGTTCTAGGCGTCATCAAGTCATGGAATACCAATTGTCTTATCAGAGAGGATTCTGGGAGACTGACCACTAGAGCATGGAATGGATATGGGCCGAATGAAAAGCGAG ATTTCAAATATCTGACGCCTAAATTGAGACTTGAGCCCTCAATGCTCTCTGACTCGCAGGTTTTCTCAAAGACATTCCACATggtctgctcttcttcccgTTGCATAACCATCGTTGAAGATATTCTACGAAGACGTGACGATTTGTGGAAAGAGGGCAAGGCCCCTTCCGCCACTGGCGCCACGAAAAGACCAATCTTCATCTGGGAGCCCGTGCCGGATCTATGCAcaccagaagaacaagatagATTCTTGGAAGCAGCTCGAGTAGTTGATGTGGTTAGCCCAAACGAGTTGGAGCTGGGCATGATGTTCGGCCAGCCCGGGTGGACCGAGGATAGCGAGTTCGGTCGCGATGTCGTTACTAGGATCCTCACGTCGGGCATCGGGCCTGAATCCGAAGGTCATTTGGTAATCAGAGCAGGAAAAGACGGTAGCTACACATTTtcaaggaaagagagaaTTTGGCTTCCCGCTTACCATCAGCCTGGCACTTCTGGGGTTACAGCTGTCGTGGATCCTACGGGAGCTGGCAATTCGTTTCTGGGGGCTCTGGCACAAGGCCTCATTAGTTCAGAAAGAGACCCAGGCATGATCATTAGCTCCGTGCTTGCGAAGTGTGGAGATTGGCAGACTATCACGAAGGCATCGGCAAAGCAGAGAGATATGCTGGTGGCCTTGATATGCGCCACTGTCGCTGCAGGCTTTGTGGTTGAACAGATTGGCGTGCCCCGTCTAACACTATCAAGCGAGGGGAAAGAACTGTGGAATGGAACTGAATTCACGGAACGAGTCCGTCTGTACACGCAGAGATTGTATCGAACATTCGAAGAGTCTCCCCGAAAGCATTTTCGAAACAACTGA
- the capA gene encoding adenylate cyclase-binding protein, with protein MATNNHMHNLTTLIKRLEAATSRLEDMAMSLDDPHSPKHVGSATATPEPTAPVPVNTVAPPAPPAAPSLPPQIEDFDALINGDVRSFVDLGEKIGGLVAEQSKAVLQAFEAERTYLYVSTKARKPEPQPPELMTALHNASDTINNIRESNRASPLFNHLSAVAEGIVALGWFFEPKPADFVSEIVGGIQYYGNKVLKEYKEKDQTHIQYIQAYYLIFKSLAAYLKKHYPKGLTWNQESGIDAQEALRQIKSGASGQTAPPAPPPPPVPTLNVPGGVPPPPPPPPGAPPAPVAAAPDMSAVFAQLNQGDAITSGLRKVDKSEMTHKNPSLRAGATVPERPSSQGSISRSKSPAPSKKPKPESMRTRKPPRKELEGNKWLLENFDNPGGIIEISAQQNQSILISRCNKTIVKVNNKANAISIDNCNGLSIIVDSLVSSLDVIKSAKFALQIDGVVPTLLLDQVDGATIYLGQQSLATEVFSSKCTAVNVMLPPKEGTDDDTKECPVPEQIKSYVKDGVLVSEIVEHAG; from the exons ATGGCAACCAACAACCATATGCATAATCTGACTACTCTTATCAAGCG gctggaagccgcgACCTCCCGTCTGGAGGACATGGCTATGTCGCTGGATGACCCTCACTCGCCGAAACATGTCGGAAGTGCAACAGCTACTCCTGAACCTACAGCACCTGTTCCAGTGAACACAGTTGCTCCGCCAGCGCCTCCCGCCGCCCCTTCGCTTCCACCTCAAATAGAAGACTTCGATGCATTGATTAATGGGGATGTGCGAAGCTTCGTGGATCTCGGTGAGAAGATCGGTGGTCTCGTTGCAGAGCAG TCCAAGGCTGTTCTTCAAGCTTTCGAAGCCGAGCGCACCTACCTTTACGTCTCGACAAAGGCGAGAAAGCCCGAACCTCAGCCACCCGAGCTTATGACTGCGCTCCATAATGCCTCTGAtactattaataatatccGCGAGTCAAACAGAGCCTCCCCTCTCTTTAATCACCTTAGCGCTGTCGCGGAAGGCATTGTTGCTTTGGGCTGGTTCTTTGAGCCTAAGCCTGCTGATTTCGTCAGTGAGATAGTGGGAGGCATCCAGTATTATGGCAACAAGGTGTTGAAAGAGTACAAGGAGAA GGACCAAACTCACATTCAGTACATCCAAGCCTACTACCTGATTTTCAAGTCGCTAGCTGCGTACCTGAAGAAACATTATCCCAAAGGACTCACCTGGAACCAGGAGTCTGGTATCGATGCGCAAGAAGCGCTCAGGCAAATTAAAAGCGGCGCTTCCGGCCAGacagcaccaccagcacctcctccacctcccgTGCCGACTTTGAATGTCCCTGGAGGAGTCCCACCTCCGCCCCCTCCGCCACCCGGCGCTCCTCCTGCGCCCGTTGCTGCAGCACCGGACATGTCGGCAGTCTTTGCTCAGCTGAACCAAGGCGATGCCATCACCTCCGGCCTCCGCAAGGTTGATAAATCCGAGATGACGCACAAGAACCCCAGCCTGCGTGCGGGTGCAACGGTCCCTGAACGCCCCAGCTCTCAGGGTAGCATTTCTCGCTCCAAGTCTCCTGCCCCGagcaagaagcccaagccAGAGAGCATGCGTACTCGTAAGCCGCCGCGTAAAGAGCTCGAAGGAAACAAGTGGCTCCTTGAGAATTTCGATAACCCCGGTGGCATCATCGAGATTTCCGCTCAGCAGAATCAGTCTATTCTAATCAGCCGTTGCAACAAGACTATTGTAAAGGTGAACAACAAGGCCAACGCAATCTCCATCGACAACTGCAACGGTCTTTCCATCATCGTGGATTCGCTTGTCAGCAGCCTCGATGTCATCAAGTCTGCCAAATTTGCTCTGCAGATTGACGGAGTCGTGCCCACTCTTCTGCTTGACCAAGTCGACGGTGCGACCATCTACCTTGGACAGCAGAGCTTGGCTACCGAGGTCTTCTCTAGTAAATGCACGGCTGTCAACGTCATGCTCCCGCCTAAGGAGGGAACCGATGATGATACCAAGGAGTGCCCAGTTCCAGAACAGATCAAGTCATATGTCAAAGACGGGGTTCTCGTGAGCGAAATCGTCGAGCATGCTGGCTAG
- a CDS encoding exocyst subunit SEC5 — MTDIEVANYYNLPSAYPEEWPAELDQSEPSDDEEALGRTPSRARRSRYFALERSHSGKALSLGPFKGSNARENLAKVDEPDPLGSGDSVLQILKKRGLSLEDESRLRNRFLLSSTSFSPALFLSQVHSDASIESLLEGLNFLSRSIDQKSASLKVLVEANFERFVRAKATIDSVYTEMRNQGKEKHVPLTQAHRRSAGHLRSISGASRSAPLADDRPGKNALTKESDYGMKGIRVPLLEASVKAEEVWGPALGGREREQMLKSVVDTMEKHRDVYEIGGLLSKSIKLRDYDSVFEQYTKARTLAKSAKHIAHKATSSGRSLTDEETHAILAMGRMWMDVDHQIQAFKRDLWRRLSDAPTTSTTATADGTVEEYMELIGALLELGVDDNPIWVWLLSRYDFLKTKIGAFCGRCKMEIEILRRRLAGGDKPTPKAVASYLRLAPREESAELQGVLDTDQVVELWECILAYLNKLLASQGGLLGEVFDFWEVAQSFIDGSRQKLLPVGFEGESRRHHRLSESETRKLQTGVVELVNLIRENVLSLFADPPLDDASFLASPISPATPNSPISQGVTPTESRFKLDPKNMPIPTPKRGEFWEDYAFWPPFSNSLSGVHYLGQFMIIIGTAASEMAALNPVASGGNTHDLLKSLVSIARERSVRVACAAWGKDAEICKMLEDWTRDPESKDLTKMPGLFVAFESAILGRMQKILYISEAMAKSGAVDVVTQPPAKLLQMVRTQFVSSVYKALSGLVENAEHPVGLDEGSEWILAGSAVQVHGSDSTSPALAADTVDSQDRNVRILLTLSNIKALQAEFVPHLVTNFETSFSVKLTEEAKTIRDVLGQIDDRLFQSYTKPTVNKLNTMIVSGITDPEWEPSSGRPEQVRPYVYSVLLTLVLVHTEISTTIPSCVASGASRSPPAAPSPLLNMVLTHLLTQISTSLLNAFRSRPSYTLAALMQATLDTEFIAQTLSQYSTEEASTVQSQIYVELDQRTTHEARARLQSELGEMRSILKRLRERTKGEFACFKKPRSGTGHKAA, encoded by the exons ATGACGGACATCGAGGTTGCGAATTACTACAACCTTCCATCGGCCTACCCTGAGGAATGGCCTGCTGAGCTTGATCAGAGCGAACCctccgacgatgaagaagctctggGCCGTACTCCTTCGCGAGCCAGGAGGTCCCGATACTTCGCCCTCGAACGCAGTCACAGTGGGAAGGCCCTCAGCCTTGGACCCTTCAAAGGAAGCAATGCGAGAGAAAATCTTGCCAAGGTCGATGAACCCGATCCTCTTGGGTCTGGCGACAGCGTCCTTCAAATCCTGAAAAAACGAGGACTATCCTTGGAAGATGAATCCCGCTTACGGAACCGGTTCTTGCTTTCGTCAACCTCGTTTTCCCCCgcccttttcctctcccaAGTCCACTCAGATGCGTCAATTGAGTCACTTCTTGAAGGACTCAACTTTCTCTCAAGATCTATCGACCAGAAATCGGCGTCATTGAAAGTCCTCGTCGAGGCGAACTTCGAGCGCTTTGTACGGGCCAAAGCAACAATCGATAGCGTCTATACGGAGATGAGAAaccaagggaaagaaaaacatgTGCCACTGACTCAGGCACATCGCAGGTCGGCTGGGCATCTTCGGAGTATTTCCGGGGCTTCGCGAAGCGCGCCTCTTGCGGACGACAGGCCCGGAAAGAATGCTCTAACAAAGGAAAGCGACTATGGCATGAAAGGAATACGAGTACCACTATTGGAGGCTTCAGTcaaagctgaagaagtcTGGGGCCCAGCGTTGGGCGGGCGCGAGCGAGAACAGATGCTCAAGTCAGTTGTCGACACGATGGAGAAGCACCGGGATGTATACGAGATTGGTGGACTCCTCTCGAAATCTATTAAGCTGAGGGACTACGACTCTGTATTCGAACAATATACAAAAGCACGAACGTTGGCCAAGAGCGCTAAGCATATTGCACACAAGGCAACTAGCAGTGGGCGATCTCTGACAGATGAAGAAACGCACGCTATCCTCGCCATGGGTCGGATGTGGATGGATGTGGACCATCAGATCCAGGCGTTCAAGCGCGATCTGTGGAGACGTCTCAGCGATGCGCCTACCACATCAACCACTGCCACTGCAGACGGCACTGTGGAAGAATACATGGAGTTGATCGGCGCTCTGCTGGAATTGGGCGTGGACGACAACCCTATCTGGGTGTGGCTGCTCAGCCGCTATGACTTCCTCAAGACTAAAATTGGTGCCTTCTGTGGACGCTGCAAGATGGAGATTGAGATCCTCCGACGCCGGCTTGCTGGCGGCGACAAGCCAACACCCAAAGCTGTGGCGTCCTATCTCCGCCTGGCACCACGAGAAGAATCAGCGGAGCTGCAAGGCGTGCTGGACACCGATCAGGTAGTCGAGCTTTGGGAATGTATTCTAGCGTATCTCAACAAATTGCTGGCATCGCAGGGTGGGCTACTCGGCGAAGTGTTTGATTTCTGGGAAGTAGCACAATCCTTCATTGACGGTTCCAGACAGAAGCTTCTCCCAGTTGGGTTCGAAGGAGAAAGCCGCAGACATCACCGGCTGTCCGAAAGTGAGACCAGGAAGTTACAGACCGGAGTCGTGGAGTTGGTCAACCTGATTCGCGAAAATGTGCTGTCGTTGTTTGCTGATCCGCCTTTGGATGATGCTTCCTTCCTGGCGTCTCCAATATCACCAGCAACCCCGAATAGTCCGATAAGCCAAGGCGTGACTCCCACAGAATCACGCTTCAAACTCGACCCGAAGAACATGCCAATACCCACGCCCAAGCGCGGGGAGTTCTGGGAAGACTATGCCTTCTGGCCGCCCTTCTCGAATTCACTCAGTGGGGTTCACTATCTCGGCCAattcatgatcatcatcggcaCCGCGGCGAGCGAAATGGCCGCATTGAATCCTGTAGCAAGTGGTGGTAACACTCATGATCTGCTCAAGTCTCTTGTAAGCATTGCTCGTGAGCGCTCCGTCCGGGTTGCATGTGCGGCCTGGGGCAAAGACGCAGAGATCTGCAAAATGCTGGAAGACTGGACGCGCGATCCCGAGAGCAAGGATCTGACCAAGATGCCCGGGCTATTCGTGGCCTTTGAAAGTGCAATTCTTGGGAGAATGCAAAAGATCCTTTACATATCAGAAGCTATGGCTAAATCAGGGGCTGTGGATGTCGTTACGCAACCTCCTGCCAAGCTACTCCAGATGGTCCGCACCCAATTTGTTTCCAGTGTTTATAAGGCGCTCAGTGGTCTCGTGGAGAACGCGGAACATCCTGTCGGTCTAGATGAGGGTAGCGAATGGATCCTCGCCGGGTCTGCGGTACAAGTCCATGGTTCTGATTCCACTTCACCTGCTTTGGCTGCGGATACTGTGGACTCTCAAGATAGG AACGTGCGGATACTGCTCACGCTCTCAAATATCAAAGCCCTGCAGGCAGAATTCGTCCCACATCTAGTCACGAACTTCGAGACTTCGTTTTCTGTGAAATTGACGGAAGAAGCCAAGACTATTCGCGACGTCCTAGGTCAGATCGATGACCGCCTATTCCAATCGTATACCAAGCCAACAGTCAACAAATTGAATACCATGATTGTCAGCGGCATCACTGACCCTGAATGGGAGCCGTCCAGCGGTCGCCCAGAGCAAGTACGCCCCTATGTATATAGCGTCTTGCTCACCCTTGTGCTTGTTCACACGGAGATCTCGACTACTATTCCTTCCTGCGTGGCCTCGGGAGCGAGCCGTTCACCACCCGCTGCGCCATCTCCGTTGTTGAACATGGTTCTCACACACTTGCTGACACAAATCTCCACGTCTCTCCTGAATGCGTTCCGCTCACGCCCTTCATATACCTTGGCTGCACTGATGCAGGCAACCCTTGATACTGAGTTTATCGCACAAACCCTATCACAGTACTCCACAGAGGAAGCATCCACTGTGCAAAGCCAGATCTATGTGGAACTGGATCAGCGGACTACACACGAAGCCAGGGCTCGGCTTCAATCAGAACTTGGAGAGATGAGGAGCATACTGAAGCGGCTTCGGGAGAGGACAAAGGGCGAATTCGCATGTTTCAAGAAACCGAGGAGTGGGACAGGCCATAAAGCAGCTTAG
- a CDS encoding isocitrate dehydrogenase (NAD(+)) IDH2: MISARNFVAPARQCLRTTRVSSGFASHLSQLRGYASAADDRVAKFKGQKGPDGKYTVTLIEGDGIGPEIAQSVKDIFAAAKAPIKWEPVDVTPILKDGKTTIPEEAIKSVQKNYVALKGPLATPVGKGHVSLNLTLRRTFNLFANLRPCRSVAGYKTPYDNVDTVLIRENTEGEYSGIEHVVVDGVVQSIKLITREASERVLRFAFQYARSVNKKKVRVVHKATIMKMSDGLFLNTAREIAKEFPDIEFDAELLDNSCLKIVTDPTPYNDKVLVMPNLYGDILSDMCAGLIGGLGLTPSGNIGDECSIFEAVHGSAPDIAGKGLANPTALLLSSIMMLQHMGLHEHAARIQKATFDTLAEGKTLTGDLGGKAKTHEYAEAICKRL; this comes from the exons ATGATCTCTGCTAGAAATTTCGTTGCCCCGGCCCGCCAATGCCTGCGGACAACACGCGTGTCTTCAGGTTTTGCTTCGCATCTGTCGCAG CTGCGCGGTTATGCCTCGGCTGCTGACGACCGGGTCGCCAAGTTCAAGGGACAGAAGGGTCCTGAT GGAAAGTACACAGTCACCCTGATTGAGGGTGACGGCATCGGTCCCGAAATTGCGCAGTCCGTGAAGGATATTTTTGCTGCCGCAAAG GCCCCCATCAAGTGGGAGCCCGTCGACGTCACCCCCATCTTGAAGGACGGAAAGACCACTATCCCCGAAGAGGCCATCAAAAGCGTGCAGAAGAACTATGTCGCTCTCAAGGGTCCTCTTGCT ACTCCTGTTGGCAAGGGTCATGTTTCCCTTAACCTTACTCTCCGTCGTACTTTCAACCTGTTTGCGAACTTGCGTCCCTGCCGCTCGGTCGCCGGTTACAAAACTCCTTACGACAACGTCGATACTGTTCTGATTCGTGAGAACACCGAGGGTGAATACTCTGGCATTGAGCACGTTGTTGTCGATGGTGTTGTCCAGAGCATCAAGCTCATCACCAGAGAAGCTTCGGAGAGGGTTCTCCGTTTCGCCTTCCAGTACGCTCGTTCggtcaacaagaagaaggtccGTGTTGTGCACAAGGCcaccatcatgaagatgtcCGATGGTCTGTTCCTCAACACTGCCCGCGAAATTGCCAAGGAGTTCCCCGATATCGAGTTTGATGCTGAGCTGCTGGACAACTCTTGCCTGAAGATCGTTACCGATCCCACTCCTTACAACGACAAGGTCCTTGTCATGCCCAACCTGTACGGTGACATTCTGTCCGACATGTGCGCCGGCCTGATCGGTGGTCTCGGCCTCACTCCTTCCGGTAACATTGGTGATGAATGCTCCATCTTCGAGGCCGTTCACGGCTCTGCTCCCGATATTGCTGGCAAGGGCCTCGCAAACCCCACTGCTTTGCTCCTGTCCAGTATTATGATGCTGCAGCACATGGGTCTCCACGAGCACGCTGCTCGTATTCAGAAGGCCACCTTCGACACCCTGGCTGAGGGCAAG ACTCTCACCGGTGACCTGGGAGGCAAGGCCAAGACCCACGAGTATGCTGAGGCTATCTGCAAGCGCCTGTAA
- a CDS encoding EAF7 family protein produces the protein MPPKKKPKLADVQAESVQPAADTPASEGAGKPENGHDLVSDPWTDEQETALLKGIIKWKPVGMHKHFRMIAISEFMKSQGYAPSNCEHTRIPGIWKKLGTLYNLPALDEREDSLITEPSDDPDGSKDFYCPFELPEDEYGDLMFERRLAMEGSASPNPSAQAESRRGSTIADTDEPRSSPAPSRGRKGTRNARQGTRGTRSMRLQVEIEARKGSGAGEEDVGSEETGANEEGDEEGSDGAQEESEEDEAEGDTGGSPTTRSTRAQTTKSRQKGGRGGGTGTRRGGRRR, from the exons ATGCCACCTAAGAAAAAACCAAAGCTGGCTGATGTCCAAGCCGAATCTGTGCAGCCGGCCGCCGATACACCTGCCAGTGAGGGTGCGGGCAAGCCAGAAAATGGGCACGACTTGGTGTCGGATCCCTGGACTGACGAGCAGGAGACAGCTCTGCTGAAGGGGATTATCAAATGGAAGCCAGTTG GCATGCACAAACACTTCCGTATGATAGCAATCTCCGAATTCATGAAAAGTCAGGGCTACGCGCCATCGAACTGCGAGCACACGCGGATACCAGGGATATGGAAGAAGCTCGGAACACTCTACAACCTGCCTGCGCTCGATGAACGT GAAGATTCGTTAATTACAGAACCATCCGATGACCCCGACGGATCAAAAGACTTCTATTGCCCGTTTGAGCTGCCCGAAGACGAATACGGCGACCTGATGTTCGAGAGGAGGCTAGCGATGGAGGGATCCGCGTCACCTAATCCCAGTGCGCAAGCAGAGTCCAGAAGAGGCAGTACAATAGCGGATACAGATG AACCACGCTCGTCCCCAGCACCGTCACGAGGCAGAAAAGGAACCCGCAATGCTCGCCAAGGAACGCGAGGCACCCGTTCGATGAGACTCCAAGTCGAGATTGAAGCTCGTAAAGGATCCGGTGCCGGGGAAGAAGACGTAGGGTCCGAGGAGACCGGGGCAAacgaagaaggcgacgagGAAGGGTCGGATGGggcgcaagaagaaagcgaagaggacgaggcggAGGGAGACACAGGCGGCTCACCAACTACAAGGAGCACACGTGCGCAGACGACCAAATCCAGACAAAAAGGAGGCAGGGGCGGGGGAACAGGAACCAGAAGAGGTGGTCGGCGACGATAG